One Podarcis muralis chromosome 1, rPodMur119.hap1.1, whole genome shotgun sequence genomic window carries:
- the LOC144328495 gene encoding uncharacterized protein LOC144328495, with protein MASKRKASEGPSMASSTKRPIKGPSQALRSPEPNQSLRRIQSMVTGLANDPAALARVEAEMGDMLQRCSTPSTSSARPAPPGGAPSLVASSSDGESDFIAAGGYLPDASGQPPSSPEPPAATPRGRRGTRGTARKRASARGRAARATGAPPSRVARAASGHSQVVSSRPILNADQQGDASESSVEDSLLPPPRASSGGRRRRKKSRKRAKKGRRDTSSSLSGQAPTRIWIMGHSIVHWAARRARQSGLGDDLGLPQEVKVSWFARRGMLWKELLPLIQRRVLLEGPPTAIVIQLGENDLVSHSCFVLRAMILGDLRDVAAMVPPTKIIWSKLLQRRKWRGSPCVEATERSRKRINAAVSKLVADLGGFVISHPLIRFKATELFMTDGVHLSSVGNDVWLSSVVDKLRECLRL; from the exons ATGGCCTCAAAACGGAAGGCGTCTGAAGGGCCTAGTATGGCGTCTTCGACGAAGAGGCCTATAAAGGGCCCGTCCCAAGCATTGCGCTCACCTGAGCCGAATCAGTCGCTGCGCCGCATACAGTCTATGGTCACGGGCTTGGCCAATGACCCTGCCGCTCTGGCTCGTGTGGAAGCTGAAATGGGCGACATGTTACAACGATGCTCAACTCCATCGACTTCCTCTGCAAGGCCCGCCCCTCCTGGGGGCGCACCGTCGCTGGTCGCCTCATCTAGTGATGGGGAGAGTGACTTCATAGCAGCTGGGGGCTATTTGCCTGATGCCTCTGGTCAGCCTCCGAGTTCACCTGAGCCTCCGGCCGCCACGCCTAGGGGCCGTAGAGGCACTAGGGGTACTGCCAGGAAAAGGGCGTCTGCTAGAGGGCGGGCAGCCCGCGCCACTGGTGCGCCACCTTCTCGAGTTGCAAGGGCGGCTTCTGGGCATTCACAAGTTGTCTCTTCTCGACCTATATTAAATGCAGATCAGCAAGGTGACGCTTCCGAGTCTTCGGTTGAGGACAGCCTGCTTCCCCCTCCGAGAGCATCTTCCGGGGGTCGCCGCCGCCGAAAGAAATCCAGGAAGCGTGCCAAGAAGGGTCGCAGGGACACTTCATCCTCCCTTTCAG GTCAAGCCCCTACACGTATCTGGATTAtggggcacagtattgtgcactgGGCGGCTCGCAGAGCTCGACAGTCTGGCTTGGGTGATGACCTTGGCCTTCCGCAGGAAGTGAAAGTgtcctggttcgccagaaggggaatgctgtggaaggAACTGCTGCCGCTTATCCAGAGGAGGGTTCTGTTGGAAGGCCCTCCTACGGCGATTGTCATTCAGCTTGGGGAGAATGATTTGGTATCACATTCTTGTTTTGTGCTGCGTGCTATGATATTGGGAGATTTAAGGGATGTGGCGGCCATGGTGCCGCCAACGAAAATAATTTGGTCAAAATTACTGCAACGCCGTAAGTGGAGGGGTAGCCCTTGTGTGGAAGCCACCGAGCGGTCCAGGAAACGGATTAATGCTGCAGTGAGCAAGTTGGTGGCTGATTTGGGCGGGTTTGTGATTTCACATCCCTTGATTAGGTTTAAAGCCACTGAATTATTTATGACGGATGGGGTTCATCTGTCATCTGTtgggaatgatgtgtggttgAGTTCAGTGGTGGATAAGTTGAGGGAGTGTTTGAggctgtga